In the Streptobacillus moniliformis DSM 12112 genome, one interval contains:
- a CDS encoding C40 family peptidase: MELKKFEDMIITQELSNFFDKLADIFLLKKYNEIDDINFGRYKLSKLKIEEKFPNTDFDYLVYTKEGHIMQDELIIITFRDLMNELNTLIDEFDEQEIYIDKKIKYLNKYNEIEFKDIKSKNPNLSNINDYRSKNIKINLGGILSTAHVFGSKRLTDFLKNRKHIYLDENNVPITEYFAQLGLFDISTFFKKKDEDIKVVVPIENDKDNKIIKKLSEKDKKDFFGQDSKSDISSILEKLKDPSIIKGIIDLINASKNNNKDKNSEKNNNNNNNNRGINNSNKSNRSNDNTSKKIVKSNKNINDLLREKYNSDKYKKDSSKYIENTTNRNISEKDKEDINNILNMYEEQTKDENGVGDTIKQKGYDDFRDVSKKKEKLNIEDMIYLILKNNRGNELNILEKSLEGYSCRYIKESFTHKFKSISKNIFLSKVSDLINMNLRNVGINYKVDLSEYNYLNYGKKDIDDISLKGDKRILDYIKLNNLVKSSFSLDSKDVRIYPRSRRLFDNILIKYIKNRIRYKKSNFDGIDLKDLNLSRNTIIFLDELTFGLSEEEYNLIDQIGNELNITKLIIYLLKNKFRYSKKILENINSNIDKTYDEYMRDNTKESDKSAIKNIFPTKISLEKHCELKGIRGIYFFYKSFYDEENNKILNSETIATTSVLVKCNMCPTPSKFIIGSVNTFVKGDMILTDNDKLIATFPTCAIAKVCSINILGSNWQPVSDLKYGLNNALLLSSKINCSVGGIISLESTTMKNLSKSKIKTFENNEKNDSKINSPFKTKDELIDFLDKRIISFNSIYDLYDLRDNRIKFVKKLYTYINESKKILSSYLSPKYVDRKITYDLAIYDNEKIIDMSDIMDVMKQYFDSFINRGVDTKGYKIFKKYGKNINANKFLEEYLISKNSISATYDYETNQVKNEAIWIKYLLKEYNRYKFRKRNVKLNEEFKRKIVMYHKIGGGIDANSQTPWCSSFVNWILDVSGIGSFKTASSQQMINKLKRIDKPLYGSILIFTKYNKNNEATGHGHITFLMGITDDKKQYICLGGNQEREIKYSKYYLDKKMGVKGGYFKLNGIFWPPDYPDDKIEEIK; this comes from the coding sequence ATGGAATTAAAAAAATTTGAAGATATGATTATTACTCAAGAACTTTCAAATTTTTTTGATAAATTAGCAGATATATTTTTATTAAAGAAATATAATGAAATTGATGATATAAATTTTGGAAGGTATAAACTAAGTAAATTAAAGATAGAAGAAAAATTTCCTAACACAGACTTTGATTACTTAGTTTATACTAAAGAAGGTCATATTATGCAAGATGAGTTAATCATAATCACCTTCAGAGATTTAATGAATGAATTAAATACTTTAATAGATGAATTTGATGAACAAGAAATATATATAGATAAAAAAATAAAGTATTTAAATAAATATAATGAGATTGAATTTAAGGATATTAAATCTAAAAATCCAAATTTATCAAATATAAATGATTATAGATCTAAAAATATAAAAATTAATTTAGGGGGTATATTATCTACAGCTCATGTTTTTGGAAGTAAGAGGTTGACTGACTTTTTAAAAAATAGAAAACACATATATCTTGATGAAAATAATGTTCCAATTACAGAATATTTTGCTCAATTAGGATTATTTGATATATCGACCTTTTTTAAGAAAAAAGATGAGGATATAAAAGTTGTTGTACCAATAGAAAATGATAAAGATAATAAAATTATTAAAAAGTTATCAGAAAAAGACAAAAAAGATTTTTTTGGACAAGATAGCAAATCAGACATATCATCTATATTAGAAAAATTAAAAGATCCTAGTATTATTAAAGGTATAATAGATCTTATAAACGCAAGTAAAAATAATAATAAAGATAAAAATTCTGAAAAAAACAATAACAATAACAACAATAATAGAGGTATTAATAATTCTAATAAATCAAATAGATCAAATGATAACACTTCTAAAAAAATTGTTAAAAGTAATAAAAATATAAATGATTTACTTAGAGAAAAATATAATTCTGATAAATATAAAAAGGATTCAAGTAAATATATTGAAAATACAACAAATAGAAATATTTCTGAAAAAGATAAAGAAGACATAAATAATATATTAAATATGTATGAGGAACAAACTAAGGATGAAAATGGTGTTGGGGATACAATAAAACAAAAAGGATATGATGATTTTAGAGATGTATCTAAGAAAAAAGAAAAATTAAATATTGAAGATATGATATATTTGATTCTTAAAAATAATAGGGGGAATGAATTAAATATATTAGAAAAAAGTTTAGAAGGTTATAGCTGTAGATATATTAAGGAAAGTTTTACACATAAATTTAAATCTATTTCAAAAAATATATTCTTATCAAAAGTAAGTGATTTAATTAATATGAATTTAAGAAATGTTGGTATTAACTATAAAGTTGATTTATCAGAGTACAATTATTTAAATTATGGTAAAAAAGACATTGATGATATTTCCTTAAAAGGTGATAAGAGAATACTAGATTATATTAAATTAAACAATTTAGTAAAATCTAGTTTTTCTCTTGATTCTAAGGATGTAAGAATATATCCAAGAAGTAGACGATTATTTGATAATATATTAATAAAATATATTAAAAATAGAATAAGATATAAAAAAAGTAATTTTGATGGTATAGACTTAAAAGATTTAAATCTTTCAAGGAATACTATTATTTTTTTGGATGAATTAACCTTTGGATTATCTGAAGAAGAATATAATTTGATTGATCAGATAGGAAATGAACTAAATATTACAAAACTTATTATCTACCTTCTTAAAAATAAATTTAGATATAGTAAAAAAATACTTGAAAATATAAATTCAAATATTGATAAAACTTATGATGAATATATGAGAGATAATACTAAAGAATCAGATAAAAGTGCTATTAAAAATATTTTTCCTACTAAAATAAGTTTAGAAAAACATTGTGAATTAAAAGGAATAAGAGGAATATATTTTTTCTATAAGTCATTTTACGATGAAGAAAATAATAAAATTTTAAATTCAGAAACAATTGCTACAACAAGTGTACTGGTGAAATGTAATATGTGTCCTACACCAAGTAAATTTATAATAGGTTCTGTTAATACCTTTGTTAAGGGTGATATGATATTAACAGATAATGATAAATTAATAGCCACATTTCCAACTTGTGCTATTGCAAAAGTTTGTAGCATTAATATATTGGGGAGTAATTGGCAGCCTGTTTCAGATTTAAAATATGGATTAAATAATGCCCTATTATTAAGTTCTAAAATTAATTGTAGTGTTGGTGGAATTATTAGCCTTGAATCAACAACTATGAAAAATCTATCAAAATCAAAAATAAAGACATTTGAAAATAATGAGAAAAATGATTCTAAAATTAATTCACCTTTTAAAACAAAAGATGAACTTATTGATTTTTTAGATAAGAGAATAATTTCTTTTAATTCTATATATGACTTATATGATTTAAGAGATAATAGAATTAAATTCGTTAAAAAACTATATACCTATATTAATGAAAGTAAAAAAATATTATCATCGTATTTATCACCTAAATATGTTGATAGAAAAATAACATATGATTTAGCAATTTATGATAATGAAAAAATTATTGACATGTCAGATATTATGGATGTTATGAAACAATATTTTGATTCATTTATTAATAGAGGTGTAGATACTAAGGGATATAAGATTTTTAAAAAATATGGGAAAAATATAAACGCTAATAAATTTTTAGAGGAGTATTTAATTTCTAAAAATAGTATAAGTGCAACATATGATTATGAAACTAATCAAGTTAAAAATGAAGCAATTTGGATAAAATATTTATTAAAAGAATATAATAGATATAAGTTTAGAAAAAGAAATGTAAAATTAAATGAAGAATTTAAAAGAAAAATTGTGATGTATCATAAAATAGGTGGAGGTATAGATGCAAATAGTCAAACTCCTTGGTGTTCTTCTTTTGTAAATTGGATTTTAGATGTTTCTGGAATAGGAAGCTTTAAAACAGCATCATCACAACAGATGATAAACAAACTTAAAAGAATAGATAAACCTTTATATGGATCTATATTGATTTTCACAAAATACAATAAAAATAATGAAGCGACAGGACATGGGCATATTACATTTCTAATGGGAATTACAGATGATAAAAAACAATATATTTGTTTAGGAGGAAATCAAGAAAGAGAGATAAAATATAGTAAATATTATTTGGATAAGAAAATGGGAGTTAAGGGTGGATATTTTAAATTAAATGGAATATTTTGGCCACCTGATTATCCAGATGATAAAATTGAGGAAATAAAATAG
- the typA gene encoding translational GTPase TypA gives MKIKNIAIIAHVDHGKTTLVDALLRQSGTFSQHERIQERVMDSNDIEKERGITIFSKNASINYKDYKINIVDTPGHSDFGGEVQRILKMVDSVLLLVDAFEGVMPQTKYVLKQALEHGLNPIVVINKIDRPNSDPENVVNKVFDLFVELGANDVQLDFPIIYASAKSGIAKLNLNEEADNMQVLFDMIIEKVPQPDGDLNETLQMLVTNIEYDEYVGKLATGRVYNGTISRNQEIVLIKRDGTQVKSKISRIYGYEGLKRIELESASAGEIITVAGIEGVDIGETISDKDNIKALPLIDIDEPTLSMNFIVNDSPFAGRDGKFITSRNILERLTKEVNHNVSMKLEQTDSPDVFLVKGRGELQLSILLENMRREGYEVQVSKPKVIFKDIDGMLFEPIEYTTIDVADEFVGVVIEKIGVRKGEMVNLIQGGDGYTRLEFKVPARCLIGFRNEFLTDTRGTGILNHTFYDYEKYKGDVPNFRKGALISMENGTTFAYALNNLQPRGILFVEPGVEVYEGMIVGEHTRDNDLVVNACKGKKLTNMRAAGSDDNVKLAPARVFTLEMALEYINDDELVEITPNQIRLRKKLLTENERKKARNSIERG, from the coding sequence ATGAAAATAAAAAATATAGCTATTATAGCACATGTAGATCATGGTAAAACAACATTAGTTGATGCGTTATTAAGGCAATCTGGAACTTTTTCACAACATGAAAGAATACAAGAAAGAGTAATGGATAGTAATGACATAGAAAAAGAAAGAGGAATAACAATATTTTCAAAAAATGCTTCTATTAATTATAAAGATTATAAAATTAATATAGTTGATACACCAGGACATTCTGATTTTGGTGGAGAAGTACAAAGAATTTTAAAAATGGTAGATTCTGTTTTACTTTTAGTTGATGCTTTTGAAGGTGTTATGCCTCAAACTAAATATGTTTTAAAACAAGCACTAGAGCATGGATTAAATCCTATAGTAGTAATTAATAAGATAGATAGACCAAATTCTGATCCTGAAAATGTTGTAAATAAAGTATTTGACCTATTTGTTGAATTAGGAGCAAATGATGTTCAACTTGATTTTCCAATTATTTATGCATCAGCAAAATCAGGAATTGCAAAATTGAATTTAAATGAAGAAGCAGACAATATGCAGGTATTATTTGATATGATTATTGAAAAAGTACCACAGCCTGATGGAGATTTAAATGAAACATTGCAAATGCTTGTTACTAATATAGAATATGATGAATATGTTGGTAAACTTGCAACTGGAAGAGTATATAATGGAACAATTTCAAGAAATCAAGAGATAGTATTGATAAAAAGAGATGGAACACAAGTTAAATCTAAGATTAGTAGAATTTATGGATATGAGGGTTTGAAAAGAATAGAATTAGAAAGTGCTAGTGCAGGAGAAATAATAACAGTTGCTGGTATAGAAGGAGTAGATATAGGTGAAACTATATCAGATAAAGATAATATAAAAGCACTTCCTTTAATTGATATAGATGAACCAACACTATCAATGAATTTCATAGTAAATGATTCTCCATTTGCTGGAAGAGATGGTAAGTTTATTACTTCAAGAAATATATTAGAAAGATTAACAAAAGAAGTAAATCATAATGTAAGTATGAAACTAGAGCAAACTGATTCTCCTGATGTATTTTTAGTAAAAGGTCGTGGAGAACTTCAACTTTCTATATTACTAGAAAATATGAGAAGAGAAGGATATGAAGTTCAAGTATCTAAACCTAAGGTAATATTTAAAGATATAGATGGAATGTTATTTGAACCTATTGAATATACAACTATAGATGTAGCAGATGAATTTGTAGGAGTTGTTATTGAAAAAATAGGTGTCAGAAAAGGAGAAATGGTAAATCTTATACAAGGTGGAGATGGATATACAAGACTTGAGTTTAAAGTCCCAGCTAGATGTTTAATAGGATTTAGAAATGAATTTTTAACAGATACAAGAGGAACAGGTATACTTAATCATACTTTCTATGATTATGAAAAATATAAAGGTGATGTACCAAACTTTAGAAAAGGTGCATTAATATCTATGGAAAATGGTACTACATTTGCTTATGCTTTAAATAATTTACAACCTAGAGGTATCCTATTTGTTGAACCAGGTGTAGAAGTTTATGAAGGAATGATAGTAGGAGAACATACAAGAGATAATGATTTAGTTGTAAATGCATGTAAAGGTAAGAAATTAACTAACATGAGAGCAGCAGGTTCAGATGATAATGTTAAATTAGCTCCTGCAAGAGTATTTACATTAGAGATGGCTCTTGAATATATTAATGATGATGAATTAGTTGAAATCACTCCAAATCAGATAAGATTAAGAAAAAAATTATTAACTGAAAATGAAAGAAAAAAGGCTAGAAATAGTATAGAAAGGGGATAA
- a CDS encoding SdpI family protein, whose amino-acid sequence MNLFLLINVFLTPFLMILLGSLWTKRFPANINKLYGYRTKWSMLSQSTWTFGNKTFSRLFFIFGIISLIFTAIYDKNRFTSLVFIQILLLFIPFCITEILLRILYNDKGEKK is encoded by the coding sequence ATGAACTTATTTTTATTAATAAATGTATTTTTAACACCTTTTCTGATGATACTTTTAGGAAGCTTATGGACAAAAAGATTTCCAGCAAATATAAATAAGTTATATGGATATAGGACTAAGTGGTCTATGTTATCTCAAAGCACATGGACTTTCGGGAATAAAACATTTTCAAGGTTGTTCTTTATTTTTGGAATAATATCATTAATATTTACAGCCATATATGATAAAAATAGATTTACATCTTTAGTATTTATTCAAATATTATTATTATTCATACCATTTTGTATAACAGAAATTCTTTTAAGAATATTATATAATGATAAAGGTGAAAAAAAGTAA
- a CDS encoding TolC family protein has translation MKKLTILLMFYSSISIANNVENLEKKIDSTYALKEKRLEKEKLKNNLMDFNKLNISSSLNYLSSNGMANNGNGKSLIQNNNISLGFINYNIGLDLMNSGAINSHSISATKTINEYFYNRLGENDVEYNISKYKLNEEKEKELFDKIDLLKKYILQSKVVELNIKEKERLEQDKNKIEKSYELGLISKYDYEVGISNLNLSELKFNIDENILEQIKISLLEKKIKLENLDFNYDLEKVNDNLIEQYVKNKYVKIEELQISKKEYEYTKDLVINKIPSITPSIGYDIKNKSFNAGVTVSKSFNIITNEYEDMREFKKEIQNKKTNLDIFEQKKYIEEKNMYNNLLFKYISLETKVNNLEKEIEIIEKKFELGSEKYIKLLEKRNELLKAKIDLEEAKIDLSINNFKFKRGVN, from the coding sequence ATGAAGAAATTAACGATATTACTTATGTTTTACTCTAGTATTTCTATTGCAAATAATGTTGAAAATTTAGAAAAAAAAATAGATTCAACTTATGCATTAAAAGAAAAAAGATTAGAAAAAGAGAAACTAAAGAATAATTTAATGGATTTTAATAAGTTGAATATAAGTTCGAGTTTAAATTATTTATCGAGTAATGGAATGGCTAATAATGGTAATGGCAAGAGCTTAATACAAAATAATAATATAAGTCTTGGATTTATTAATTATAATATAGGCTTAGATTTAATGAATTCAGGAGCAATTAACAGTCATAGTATTAGTGCAACTAAAACTATTAATGAGTATTTCTATAATAGATTAGGTGAAAACGATGTTGAATATAATATATCAAAATATAAATTAAATGAAGAGAAAGAAAAAGAATTATTTGATAAAATTGATTTATTAAAGAAATACATATTACAAAGTAAAGTAGTTGAATTAAATATTAAAGAAAAAGAGAGATTAGAGCAAGATAAAAATAAAATAGAGAAAAGCTATGAACTTGGATTAATTTCTAAATACGATTATGAAGTAGGAATAAGTAATTTAAATCTTTCTGAATTAAAATTTAATATAGATGAAAATATATTAGAACAAATTAAAATAAGTTTATTAGAAAAGAAAATTAAATTAGAAAATTTAGACTTTAATTATGATTTAGAAAAAGTAAATGATAATTTAATTGAACAATATGTTAAGAATAAATATGTAAAAATAGAAGAATTACAAATTTCTAAAAAAGAATATGAATACACTAAAGATTTAGTAATTAATAAAATACCTTCAATTACTCCATCTATAGGATATGATATAAAAAATAAGTCATTTAATGCAGGTGTTACTGTTTCTAAAAGTTTTAACATCATAACGAATGAATATGAAGATATGAGGGAATTTAAAAAGGAAATTCAAAATAAAAAAACTAATTTAGATATTTTTGAACAAAAAAAATATATAGAAGAAAAAAATATGTATAATAATCTATTATTTAAGTATATTAGCCTTGAAACAAAAGTTAATAATTTAGAAAAAGAAATAGAAATTATTGAAAAGAAATTTGAACTTGGTTCTGAAAAATACATTAAACTTTTGGAAAAAAGAAATGAATTACTGAAAGCAAAAATAGATTTAGAAGAAGCAAAAATAGATTTAAGTATAAATAATTTTAAATTCAAAAGAGGTGTTAATTAA
- a CDS encoding efflux RND transporter periplasmic adaptor subunit, which translates to MKKISKTKKIIFGITLLVLVAFGVKMYSKTSVNPNTNIAQIYEAKKQDIELNYEVTGEVNSEKEVLIFSNIQGKVKKVNFRKGDVVKKGDVLVELDASSLNEINSNINKLKITLETKKKEYNDALSLYKIGGISKNEVDRLHNALSLAQMDLNVAENNIREFSTKILSTVSGVITEAHVDENLKIDSSKYLFKIVDVENLKIHAEIPNSKLRSIKEGAKVNVTSESLEINQVVETSISEISKISRRSKQFNDAVTDIVAKIDSSSNLKPGDTVKLNIILENIKDAVVVNFLDVSFEDGKTYVYTVDKDGKVKRNEVVVGKTNNIVYEIKSGIKEGDKVLNNPGRIYKEGDKVQ; encoded by the coding sequence ATGAAGAAAATAAGTAAAACTAAAAAAATCATATTTGGAATCACTTTATTAGTTTTAGTTGCTTTTGGTGTGAAAATGTATTCAAAAACATCAGTAAATCCAAATACAAATATAGCTCAAATATATGAGGCAAAAAAACAAGATATAGAATTGAATTACGAAGTTACAGGTGAAGTTAATAGTGAAAAAGAAGTATTAATATTTTCTAATATACAAGGTAAAGTAAAAAAAGTTAATTTTAGAAAAGGGGATGTAGTAAAAAAAGGAGATGTATTAGTTGAATTAGATGCATCAAGTTTAAATGAAATTAACTCTAATATTAATAAGTTAAAAATAACTTTAGAAACAAAGAAAAAAGAATATAATGATGCCCTTTCTTTATATAAAATAGGGGGAATATCTAAAAATGAAGTTGATAGATTACATAATGCATTAAGTCTTGCTCAAATGGATTTAAATGTTGCAGAAAATAATATTAGAGAATTTTCAACTAAAATTTTATCAACTGTTTCAGGTGTAATTACTGAAGCTCATGTAGATGAAAATTTAAAAATAGATTCTAGTAAATATTTATTTAAGATAGTTGATGTTGAAAATTTAAAAATACATGCAGAAATACCAAATTCTAAATTAAGAAGCATTAAAGAAGGTGCTAAGGTTAATGTAACTTCTGAATCTTTGGAAATCAATCAAGTTGTTGAAACTTCAATAAGTGAAATTTCAAAAATTTCAAGAAGAAGTAAACAATTTAATGATGCTGTTACAGATATTGTAGCAAAAATTGATTCAAGTTCTAATTTAAAACCTGGAGATACAGTTAAATTAAATATAATACTTGAAAATATTAAAGATGCTGTAGTTGTTAACTTTTTAGATGTATCTTTTGAAGATGGTAAAACTTATGTATATACAGTGGATAAAGACGGTAAAGTTAAAAGAAATGAAGTAGTTGTTGGTAAAACTAATAATATAGTTTATGAAATTAAATCTGGAATTAAAGAAGGAGATAAAGTATTAAACAATCCAGGTAGAATATATAAAGAAGGAGATAAAGTACAATGA
- a CDS encoding ABC transporter ATP-binding protein, which translates to MIKIKDVTKVYQNGKLSLEVLKGLNLSVSEGEYVALMGPSGSGKSTFLNILGCLDNLTTGTYVLNGIDVSLMNETELSIVRNENIGFVFQAYNLLPKLTALENVELPAMYKGTDKKTRIEKAKKALEMVGLGDRINHRPVEMSGGQKQRVAIARALINDPKIIFADEPTGNLDSKSGEEILKIFKELNDNGVTIIMVTHEEDVAQHTKRIIRLRDGIINSDEIVKERRG; encoded by the coding sequence ATGATAAAAATTAAGGATGTTACTAAAGTATATCAAAATGGTAAACTTTCCTTAGAAGTACTTAAAGGCTTAAATTTATCTGTTAGTGAGGGAGAATATGTGGCATTAATGGGACCTTCTGGTAGTGGAAAGTCAACTTTTTTAAATATTTTAGGATGTTTAGATAATTTAACAACAGGAACATATGTTTTAAATGGTATAGATGTATCTTTGATGAATGAAACTGAGCTTTCAATAGTAAGGAATGAAAATATTGGATTTGTATTTCAAGCATATAATCTTTTACCTAAATTAACAGCTTTAGAAAATGTAGAATTGCCAGCTATGTATAAAGGGACTGACAAAAAAACTAGAATTGAAAAAGCCAAAAAAGCTTTAGAAATGGTTGGACTAGGAGATAGAATAAATCATAGACCAGTTGAAATGTCAGGGGGTCAAAAGCAAAGAGTTGCTATAGCAAGAGCTTTGATTAATGACCCTAAAATAATATTTGCTGATGAGCCTACTGGTAATTTAGATAGTAAATCTGGAGAAGAAATTCTTAAAATTTTTAAAGAGTTAAATGATAATGGAGTTACAATAATAATGGTTACACATGAAGAAGATGTTGCACAACATACTAAAAGAATAATAAGACTTAGAGATGGAATAATAAATTCAGATGAAATCGTAAAAGAAAGAAGGGGATAA